Below is a window of Cytophaga hutchinsonii ATCC 33406 DNA.
TGTAAAAACATGGTTGAATTCTTCTTTTTTAGGTATTATTTATGGTTTGATAATACTTTTAATAGTTTTAATTTTTATAAACATCAGACAATTAATTATTTAGTATAATATTAAATTGTGTAGTATTATCGCTTCGGAATGATTTATAAAGGATAACAGCAAGGAGGATTTTCCTGCAGCGGTAACTCCTGGTGTCGCCCACGTATAGCGCGCAAGTATACAATACATACAAATAAAAGGGATTTATCTTTCCTTAAATTTTCCCGGTAACATATAGTACCCTGTTGCGTTAGTTATACCGATACATAATTATTTTGGGATAAACATGGAAAAAATATTTTGGACAAAGGAATATCAGGAAGATGTAGGAACGAAGGACGAACAAGGATGGTATGATTATGCGTACAGATATTATATCTATTGGTTTACATTTCCAAACAGGCAAAAAATAAAAGTCAGAAGGTATACAGATACCCCCGATCATTGCAGCATATTTCTTCCTGAAGAAGATTTAGCCATAAAAAAAGCGCTTGATAAGTCGCCATCTAAAAATTACATTTTTGGCGTTGTTAATTTTCTTTTAAAAAAAGAAGGTGCCAAAACAATTGATTATTACAACATGGGGTATAAGTCTATTGATTTGAGCAAGGTGAGGAATAATAGGAATGAATTTGTTTTTGAAGAAGGAAAGGTTGGCAAATAGCCCACGGTTTCAACCGTGGGCTGATAAAAAATTTTATTGAAAGGTAACGTTATGTGCCCATGGTTGAAACCATCAGTTATGAATAAGCATCAATCCAACCGGTATCATTGTATGTTATGAGGTAAAACGGTTGAAACCGTTTTTAATGTTACGTTATGGATAAATGAGAAACGTAAAGCCCACGGTTGAAACCGCAGGCTTTATTCGTAATTTCCTTTTCTGCGGTTGGCTTTAATATCTTTCTGAATCTTTTTACTTTCCAGGCGTTTCTTAACCGAAGCATGCGTTGGCTTGGATGCCTTGCGTGGTTTATTTTCCTTAAAACAGAAAGCAAGAAGAATACTTAATTTATCGATCGCGGTTTTTTTATTCTGTAATTGGCTTCTGCTTGTATCGCAGGTAACACGGATCTCTCCGTCATTATCAATCTTAGATGAAATTTTTTCTAATACGCGTGCACGCGCATCTTCTGAAAGTACAGCAGATGTTGAAGGCGACCAGTAAATTTCAACCTTTGTGCTTACCTTATTTACATTCTGTCCGCCTTTGCCGCCGGAAAGAGACGTTTGAAAACGGGCTTCCTGTATAATACCGGATTCCTTCCAGTAATCAGGGTTGCTATAGCGGGGCGGGAACATCATTCGTGCGTGTGGAAATATGATTTTTCTCCTGCAGGTATTGCTACCGGCAAATGATTCTCTGCAGGCGGAATAGGACACGTGTATTGATAATTATAGACACAAAAAGGATTGTACGCATAATTGAAATCAATGATTACAGTTTTGTTATTTGAAAGTTCTACATCCAGGTAACGGCCGCCTTCATAGCTGCCTGCGCCATTTGTCTGATCGTAAAAAGGAACAAACAATAAGGGTTTTGCCTGCACATCATCCGGATATTTATACAAGCGGAGCGAGCACATTTTATCATCAATCTTGAACGTGGCCGTTGCAAAATATAAATAAAACGACTGCTTGCCATCTGTACGCGGCATGCTGATCAGCTGTGTATCCTGCGTAAACGTAATGTATGCCTTAACCCGGTAGTTTTCAGAATAATCATAATACGAGAGTCCTTCAAACGTTTCTTTTTCTTTGATCGGGGATTTTATAGATGTTTTAAAATGATCGTCTTTCTGCTCGCGGTATTTTGCAACAATATCAACCGGTTTGTTTACTTTAATGCTTGATAACATTAAGCTGACAGCGATACCTACGGCAATGAGTACGAAAATGATGTGTAAAATCTGTTTTCGTTTAATGCTATTATATTTTTCCTTCATCTGCAAAACTATACCACGTATGATTACAAATTATCACATGATCTAAAACAGGTGTTTCTAAAAACGTTCCTGCCTCACACAATTTTTTAGTTAAACTGTAATCTGCCTCACTTGGTTTCGTATTTCCGGAGGGGTGGTTATGTACTAAGATAATAGATGAAGCTAAATTTTCCAACGCATATTTGTAAATGAGCTTAGGATCAGCTACTGTACCTGAAACGCCGCCGGTACTGATGCGTATTTTCTTTTCAATCCGATTTGCCCGGTTCAATAGTAAAATCCAGAATTCTTCATACGGAAGATCAGCCAGATTACTTTGCATATAGTTGTACACATCTTCGGAAGATTTTACCTGTGGCCTGATTTCAACATCTGCAACTTTCCGGCGCCTGCCTAATTCCAATGCGCTTACTAAGGTAATTGCCTTAGCTTCGCCAATTCCCTTGAATTTTTGTAAGGCTTTTACATTCTGCCGGGCAAGGTTATTCAGGCTTTGATTATTGTCCTGCATAATCTGTTTGGCAAGTTCTACAGCACTTACATTTGTTGTGCCTGAGCCAAGTAAAATAGCAATGAGTTCTGCATCACTCAAGGCAGAAATGCCTTTTAATAAAAGTTTTTCACGTGGACGGTCTTCTTCTGCCCAGGATAAAATCTTGGACGCGGGTAGTATATAATTTTCCATAGCTGTAGTATGTTAAACGTATTTGAAAAAATAAACCGTTAAAAAGAATGAACGGTTTATTTGGGCGTAAGTATTCAGATAAAAAATGAATGGTATCTATTAATATTTAATTTTAATGAACGTCTTGTTTTTATTTGGCAGAAAGCCAAGTTGCAGATAGAACGCCTGGGCCCGCGTGTTTTTGGGTGAAACTTCCAGTGCCAGCGCCTGTATGTCGTGAAATGTTTTTTCAATCAATGTAATACAGGTTCTGCCATAGCCTAAACTTCTTTTATCGGGAACGATATAAAGTTCATCAATAAACAGCAGGTATCCCTGGTATTCGTTGCTCCAGTATTTTATCAGAATAACATATCCCACCAGGGCATTTTCAGCATCATAAACAAATTGAATGGAACCGCTTT
It encodes the following:
- the arfB gene encoding alternative ribosome rescue aminoacyl-tRNA hydrolase ArfB yields the protein MMFPPRYSNPDYWKESGIIQEARFQTSLSGGKGGQNVNKVSTKVEIYWSPSTSAVLSEDARARVLEKISSKIDNDGEIRVTCDTSRSQLQNKKTAIDKLSILLAFCFKENKPRKASKPTHASVKKRLESKKIQKDIKANRRKGNYE
- a CDS encoding DUF1684 domain-containing protein produces the protein MLSSIKVNKPVDIVAKYREQKDDHFKTSIKSPIKEKETFEGLSYYDYSENYRVKAYITFTQDTQLISMPRTDGKQSFYLYFATATFKIDDKMCSLRLYKYPDDVQAKPLLFVPFYDQTNGAGSYEGGRYLDVELSNNKTVIIDFNYAYNPFCVYNYQYTCPIPPAENHLPVAIPAGEKSYFHTHE
- the radC gene encoding RadC family protein, whose protein sequence is MENYILPASKILSWAEEDRPREKLLLKGISALSDAELIAILLGSGTTNVSAVELAKQIMQDNNQSLNNLARQNVKALQKFKGIGEAKAITLVSALELGRRRKVADVEIRPQVKSSEDVYNYMQSNLADLPYEEFWILLLNRANRIEKKIRISTGGVSGTVADPKLIYKYALENLASSIILVHNHPSGNTKPSEADYSLTKKLCEAGTFLETPVLDHVIICNHTWYSFADEGKI
- a CDS encoding GNAT family N-acetyltransferase gives rise to the protein MDIHIKPINTFAHAEMDALYTMIFHFYEEYDPTHVITKESINDTIIHLTNHPESGSIQFVYDAENALVGYVILIKYWSNEYQGYLLFIDELYIVPDKRSLGYGRTCITLIEKTFHDIQALALEVSPKNTRAQAFYLQLGFLPNKNKTFIKIKY